The Thermus thermamylovorans genome contains the following window.
TGCAGCGCATCCAGGCCCTGGTCCAGACCCTGGGGATCTCCGAGGCCAGCCCCGAGGAGGGGAAGATGCGGGCCGACGTGAACGTTTCCGTGCGCCGCGCGGGGGAGCCCCTGGGCACCAAGGTGGAGATCAAAAACCTGAACTCCTTCAAGGGCGTGCAACGGGCCCTGGAGTACGAGATCCGCCGCCAGACGGAAATCCTCCGCCGCGGGGAGCGGGTCAAGCCCGCCACCATGGGCTTCGAGGAGGGAAGCGGCAAGACCTATCCCCTGCGCACCAAGGAGGAGGAGGCCGACTACCGCTACTTCCCCGAACCCGACCTCCCCCCGGTGCCCATTTCCCGGGAGTGGCTCGAGACCATCCGGCAAGACCTCCCCGAACTCCCCTGGGAAAAGGAACGGCGCTACCTGGCCCTGGGGATCAAAGCCCAAGACGCCGAGGTCCTGGCCTACACCCCGGCCCTGGCCCGCTTCCTGGACCGGGCCCTCGCCCTCGGCCAAGCCTCCCCCCAGGCCCTGGCCAACTGGCTCCTGGCGGACGTGGCCGGGCTCCTGAACGAGCGGGGAGTGGCCCTGGAGGCAACCCGCCTCACCCCCGAGGCCCTGGCCCGGCTGGTGACCCTCTTTGAGCGGGGGGAGATCACCAGCCGGGTGGCCAAGGGCCTGCTCCCCGAGCTCCTGGAGGGGGCTGACCCCGAGGCCCTGGTGCGGGAACGAGGGCTTGGGGCGGTGGCAGACGAGACCGCGCTAAGGGCGGTGGTGGCCGAGGTCATCCAGGCCATGCCGGAGGCGGCGAGGAGCGTGCGCCAGGGGAAGCTCAAGGCCCTGGACGCCCTCCTGGGCCAGGTGATGCGCAAGACCCAGGGCCAGGCCCGCCCCGACCTGGTGCGAAGGCTCCTCCTGGAAGCCCTTGGGGTAGGATAGGGCCGATGCGCTACGAGGAGGCCGGGGTCCACATCGAGGCCAAGGCCGAGGCCCTGAGGCGGGCCAAGGAGGC
Protein-coding sequences here:
- the gatB gene encoding Asp-tRNA(Asn)/Glu-tRNA(Gln) amidotransferase subunit GatB, encoding MYEAVIGLEVHLHLKTRTKAFCGCLADYFGAEPNTHTCPVCLGLPGALPVPNRKAVEFGLRLALALGSQVPDRLLFHRKNYFYPDLPKNYQISQYDLPLGQGGTLPLGERSVRIRRLHLEEDAGKSLHLEDRTLLDLNRAGSPLIELVTEPDLRSPEEARLFLQRIQALVQTLGISEASPEEGKMRADVNVSVRRAGEPLGTKVEIKNLNSFKGVQRALEYEIRRQTEILRRGERVKPATMGFEEGSGKTYPLRTKEEEADYRYFPEPDLPPVPISREWLETIRQDLPELPWEKERRYLALGIKAQDAEVLAYTPALARFLDRALALGQASPQALANWLLADVAGLLNERGVALEATRLTPEALARLVTLFERGEITSRVAKGLLPELLEGADPEALVRERGLGAVADETALRAVVAEVIQAMPEAARSVRQGKLKALDALLGQVMRKTQGQARPDLVRRLLLEALGVG